One region of Erwinia tracheiphila genomic DNA includes:
- the dnaA gene encoding chromosomal replication initiator protein DnaA: MSLTLWQQCLARLQDELPATEFSMWIRPLQAELNDNTLALYAPNRFVLDWVRDKYLNNINVLLNDFCGADTPLLRFEVGSKPITRQISQPVVVGVHANAPAVDVRPAPLRPSWDNLPAPAELSYRSNVNTKHNFDNFVEGKSNQLARAAARQVADNPGSAYNPLFLYGGTGLGKTHLLHAVGNGIMARKPNAKVVYMHSERFVQDMVKALQNNAIEEFKRYYRSVDALLIDDIQFFANKERSQEEFFHTFNALLEGNQQIILTSDRYPKEINGVEDRLKSRFGWGLTVAIEPPELETRVAILMKKADENDIRLPGEVAFFIAKRLRSNVRELEGALNRVIANANFTGRAITIDFVREALRDLLALQEKLVTIDNIQKTVAEYYKIKVADLLSKRRSRSVARPRQMAMAMAKELTNHSLPEIGDAFGGRDHTTVLHACRKIEQLREESHDIKEDFSNLIRTLSS; this comes from the coding sequence GTGTCACTTACGCTTTGGCAACAGTGTCTTGCCCGTTTGCAGGATGAACTACCTGCCACAGAATTCAGCATGTGGATACGTCCATTACAGGCTGAATTGAACGATAATACGCTGGCCCTGTATGCACCAAATCGCTTTGTGCTCGATTGGGTCCGTGATAAATATCTCAATAATATTAATGTGTTGCTAAATGATTTTTGCGGGGCTGATACGCCGCTATTGCGTTTTGAAGTGGGCAGTAAACCGATCACGCGCCAGATAAGCCAGCCGGTTGTGGTCGGCGTGCACGCTAACGCACCCGCAGTGGATGTCCGCCCCGCGCCTTTGCGTCCAAGCTGGGACAACCTGCCTGCACCAGCGGAGCTTTCCTATCGATCAAACGTTAATACCAAACATAATTTCGATAATTTTGTGGAAGGTAAATCTAACCAGCTGGCTCGCGCGGCAGCCCGTCAGGTTGCGGATAACCCTGGTAGCGCCTATAACCCTCTGTTCCTTTATGGGGGCACGGGGTTGGGAAAAACCCATCTGCTGCATGCGGTGGGCAATGGTATTATGGCGCGTAAGCCAAATGCTAAAGTGGTTTACATGCACTCAGAGCGTTTCGTTCAGGATATGGTGAAAGCGCTGCAAAATAATGCCATTGAAGAATTTAAGCGCTATTACCGCTCAGTGGATGCGTTACTGATCGATGACATTCAGTTCTTTGCTAATAAGGAACGATCCCAGGAAGAGTTTTTCCACACCTTTAATGCGCTGCTGGAAGGCAATCAGCAGATCATTCTGACTTCGGATCGTTACCCAAAAGAGATCAACGGGGTTGAGGATCGCCTGAAGTCCCGCTTTGGCTGGGGCCTGACGGTTGCCATCGAGCCGCCGGAGTTGGAAACCCGCGTGGCAATTCTGATGAAAAAAGCCGATGAAAACGATATTCGTTTGCCGGGTGAGGTGGCGTTCTTTATTGCCAAACGTCTGCGTTCTAACGTTCGCGAACTGGAAGGGGCGCTGAACCGGGTTATTGCCAACGCCAATTTTACCGGCCGCGCGATCACCATTGATTTTGTTCGGGAAGCACTACGCGACCTGCTGGCGTTACAGGAAAAGCTGGTCACTATCGATAACATTCAGAAAACGGTCGCTGAGTATTACAAAATCAAAGTGGCTGACCTGCTCTCCAAACGCCGTTCGCGGTCTGTCGCCCGACCACGCCAGATGGCGATGGCGATGGCAAAAGAGCTGACCAACCACAGCTTGCCGGAAATCGGCGATGCTTTCGGGGGTCGTGACCATACCACCGTGCTGCATGCCTGTCGTAAAATTGAGCAGCTGCGTGAAGAAAGTCACGATATTAAAGAAGATTTTTCAAATCTAATCAGAACATTATCCTCCTGA